A window of the Lagenorhynchus albirostris chromosome 1, mLagAlb1.1, whole genome shotgun sequence genome harbors these coding sequences:
- the LOC132520408 gene encoding dual oxidase maturation factor 2-like, with the protein MTLWNGVLPFYPQPRHAAGISVPLLIVILVFLALAASFLLILPGIRGHSRWFWLVRVLLSLFIGAEIVAVCFSTEWSVGRVSTNTSYKAFSAARVRAHVGLYVGLAGVNVTLTGNPVQQLNETIDYNEQFIWRIGENYAGAYTEALQKGLPDPVLYLAEKFTPSSPCGVYRQYRLAGHYALATLWVAFCFWLLSNVLLSMPAPHYGGLALLITGAFVLFSVFAFASISSVSLCQLRLGSSELTTHYGAAFWITLATGILCLLLGVAVLSLHYARTSALRTFLDGSVKGLESQAKGSSSLILNNPLHKQFWGSDLTISTNL; encoded by the exons ATGACTCTGTGGAACGGTGTGCTGCCCTTCTACCCTCAGCCCCGGCATGCCGCCGGCATCAGCGTCCCGCTACTCATTGTCATTCTGGTGTTCTTGGCCTTGGCTGCCAGCTTCCTACTCATCTTGCCCGGGATTCGTGGCCACTCG CGCTGGTTCTGGTTGGTGAGAGTTCTCCTCAGCCTGTTCATAGGAGCAGAAATTGTGG CGGTATGCTTCAGCACAGAATGGTCGGTGGGCAGAGTTAGCACCAATACATCCTACAAGGCCTTCAGTGCGGCACGCGTCCGAGCCCACGTCGGTCTATACGTGGGCCTGGCGGGCGTTAATGTTACACTCACAG GGAACCCAGTGCAGCAGTTGAACGAGACCATCGACTACAACGAGCAGTTCATTTGGCGGATCGGCGAAAACTATGCTGGGGCGTACACGGAGGCATTGCAGAAGGGGCTGCCGGATCCAGTTCTCTATCTGGCGGAGAAGTTCACTCCGAGCAGCCCCTGCGGGGTTTACCGCCAATACCGCTTGGCGGGACACTACGCCTTGGCCACGCTGTG GGTGGCGTTCTGCTTCTGGCTCCTCTCCAACGTGCTGCTCTCCATGCCGGCCCCGCACTACGGAGGCCTGGCTCTCCTGATCACCGGCGCCTTCGTACTCTTCTCCGTCTTCGCCTTCGCCTCCATCTCCAGCGTGTCTCTCTGCCAGCTCCGCCTTGGCTCCTCCGAGCTCACCACTCACTACGGTGCCGCCTTTTGGATCACACTGGCCACGG GCATCCTGTGCCTCCTCCTCGGAGTTGCGGTGCTGAGTCTCCACTACGCTCGGACCAGCGCTCTTCGCACCTTCTTGGATGGAAGCGTCAAGGGCCTCGAAAGTCAGGCGAAAGGGAGCTCTTCTCTCATCCTCAACAACCCACTGCATAAGCAGTTCTGGGGCTCAGACTTAACCATCAGTACTAACCTGTGA
- the LOC132528433 gene encoding LOW QUALITY PROTEIN: dual oxidase maturation factor 1-like (The sequence of the model RefSeq protein was modified relative to this genomic sequence to represent the inferred CDS: inserted 3 bases in 2 codons; deleted 1 base in 1 codon) → MAALGHTFPFYAGPEPNFPMVTTLAVIITIFMTSLVTFIIILPGIRGKMRLFRILRVVTSLFIGAVILAMNFSSEWSVGQVSTNTSYKAFSSECISTAVGLLQIGLGGVNITLTGTPMQQLNETGYYNKESTWRLGENYAEEYAKALEKGLPDPVLYLAEKFTPHSPCGLHGQYRLAGHYTPATLWVAFLCWLXVMLSMPVLVYGGHVLLATGVFQLLGLLFFSTAMSLTLPCPLRLGTATLHTHRGPAYWITLTTGLLCVLLGLAMVVAHRLQAFFSXTVGKDPVLEWDPEEGGLLSPRYRSTAESLEPQDIPLSEASSEVPCEESDLPWKVHLPAQCPPGAPQARWALLPGLRGTKAE, encoded by the exons ATGGCTGCTTTGGGACACACATTCCCCTTCTACGCTGGCCCCGAGCCGAACTTCCCAATGGTCACCACCTTGgccgtcatcatcaccatctttaTGACTTCACTGGTCACCTTCATCATCATCCTGCCAGGCATTCGGGGCAAGATG AGGCTGTTCCGGATCCTGCGAGTAGTGACCAGCTTATTCATTGGAGCTGTGATCCTGG CCATGAATTTCAGTTCTGAGTGGTCTGTGGGCCAGGTCAGCACCAACACATCATACAAGGCCTTCAGTTCGGAATGCATCAGCACCGCTGTTGGGCTGCTGCAGATTGGGCTGGGAGGAGTCAACATCACGCTCACAG GGACCCCAATGCAGCAGCTGAAT GAGACCGGCTATTACAACAAGGAGTCCACCTGGCGCCTGGGGGAGAACTATGCCGAGGAGTATGCCAAGGCATTGGAGAAGGGGCTGCCAGACCCCGTGCTCTACCTGGCCGAGAAGTTCACCCCACACAGCCCGTGTGGCCTGCATGGCCAGTACCGCCTGGCGGGACACTACACCCCGGCCACACTGTG GGTGGCATTCCTCTGCTGGC CTGTGATGCTGTCCATGCCTGTGCTGGTCTACGGTGGCCACGTGCTGCTGGCCACGGGTGTCTTCCAGCTGTTGGGACTGCTCTTCTTCTCCACGGCCATGTCACTCACCCTGCCCTGTCCCCTACGCTTGGGCACTGCCACACTGCACACTCACCGTGGGCCTGCCTACTGGATCACATTGACCACAG GCCTGCTCTGTGTGCTGCTGGGCCTGGCCATGGTGGTGGCCCACAGGCTGCAGGCTTTCTTCAG CACTGTGGGAAAGGACCCTGTCCTGGAGTGGGATCCTGAGGAAGGGGGACTCCTGAGCCCTCGCTACAGGTCCACAGCTGAGAGTCTCGAGCCCCAGGACATTCCTCTGTCAGAGGCTTCCTCTGAGGTGCCCTGTGAGGAGTCTGACTTGCCCTGGAAAGTTCATCTCCCTG CGCAGTGCCCTCCCGGAGCTCCCCAGGCCCGGTGGGCACTGCTCCCCGGCCTGCGGGGGACCAAGGCAGAGTAG